Part of the Penicillium digitatum chromosome 4, complete sequence genome is shown below.
TCCCACATGAACACGGCCTCGTCGTAGGAACCGCTGACAAGAATGTTACCCTTCGGTGCGAATGCAATTTGATACACGTAGTTGTGATGGCCATCAAAGATCTTGCCGTGGGCCTTGAGCTGTATCAAAGCATTAGTAAAAGGTCCGAGGACATGAAATGATGGGGTTCGTACAGTTTTCACGTCCCAGAGACGAATTGTTTTGTCATCGGAACCAGTGGCAATCCATTCGCCGTGAGGAGCCCAGGCCAGTGTGGAGATACCAGCTAGATGTCCCTCAAACACATGAATAAGTCTACCACTCGCGGTATCCCAGATTCGGACAGCTGCGTCCGCGCCTGTTGTGCAAAGTCAGTTGACAAGTCACGCAGTAGACCATGAGCATGAAAAACCTACCAGCACTAGCGATCATAGTACAATCGGGCGAGAATTGCACAGCGGACACTCCACGTAGGTGGCCGCGCATAACGAACTTCTCCTTGTAGTTTAGATGATCGGGCTTAGGGGGCGCCGGAGCAGCAACGGGCGTGGCAGAACggtcagaccagtcatcgACATCATGATCCTGGTTCTCGTCGGGGCCAGTCACGTCGCGTTCCGGGAGATCATCCGACCCGCCCTGGGAATGGTCATCACGGATGATGTCCGGGCGGTTGATTGGAGAAGGGCTCCGGTGGTGGTTGCGGGTGCGTGAGGAACGCCAATACTCGTCGGCATCCACAGCTAGCTCATCGGGGCTCTCAGATTCGCTGTAGAGGCGGCCGGACTTCTTTGGGCGCTGTGGGGTGAACCCCTTTTGCAGAGTCCAGCTGGCTCGGCGGCGTTCGGCTTCGTCGTGGTCGGAGCCGGCGGCGAGTTCATCGGAGGAAGACTCGGCGGGAGATTTGGCGCGAGGGTCCCGGCGGCGAGGCTGGGGGTTTACGTGATCCATTGTACTATAAGGGATGCGTCAGAGCATCCAAATGAACAATTGCCGAAATTAGGTTGACAATAGCCAATTCCGAACCCCGAAATGAAAATTAATCAGACGCGTCGCGAAGCACAATATCAAGGCGGTGTGGTACTTCGCCGAGCGGTGAAGTCTGTGGGCAGCTTTTGCTAGCTGCGTCATACTAAGCCCGTCCCCTGAGGACTCAGGGGACAGGTGGACTCGTGGactgtcaagtggaataaTATCTTTGTTTGGCATCTTATTGAAAACTCCCTGATCGACAAATAGCCCTAAATATAGCAGCCAAAGCTCATTCCGGTCAATACCAGGTTCAATGGCTAGCCCTATCCCCTCCAAAGCTCCAAGTGACATTCGCATTCTCACATTCAACTGCTGGGGTCTCAAATACATCGCCAAGTATCGTCATGAACGCATGTCGGAGATTGGGCGGCAGTTGGCCTTGGCCAGCCCGCCGCCAGAGATAGTCGGACTGCAAGAATGTTGGACCCAGAAGGACTATGAGAGCATTCGCGATCAGACTCGACACATCCTGCCGTATGGGAAATTTTATTACGGGGGTATTTTTGGTGCGGGATTGGCGATTCTGTCAAAATGGCCGATCGAAGAGAGCAGCATGTACGGCTACCCGTTGAATGGCCGACCAACGGCATTCTTCCGAGGAGACTGGTTCGTGGGGAAAGGTGTGGCCAGCGCACGCGTTCGATTCGGCCCTAGCACCGCTGACGTCGCCGAGGTGTTTTGCACCCACCTACACGCGCCGTATGAGCGCGAACCGAACGACTCGTACATCTGCCACCGGACCGCACAGGCGTGGGAGATCTCCAAGTTAATGCGCGGCGCTGCGGAACGTGGTCATTTAGTCATCGGCCTAGGCGACTTCAACATGCTACCTTCCTCTTTCGCGCACCGTCTCATCACCGCGCAGAGCCCTGTTCGCGACGCCTGGCGCGAGCTGCACCCAGATTCCTCCCTTGCAGCAGCAATCGATCCTGTTGAAAAAGCACGGAATCGGCCTATTCCCACCGCCGAGTTCAATCTCGCCGAGAATGGAGCTACATGCGACGGGTCGTTCAACACCTGGCGCTGGACTGAGGCCATGCGCAAGCGCCTAGCCAAGGGTGAGGACATAGTCATTGACAAAGACACCCCAGACCCGCGCGGTAAGCGTCTGGATTATATCTTCGTTGGTGACGGTGGCTACCCGCCTGCATTCCCGCCGTCTAGCTGGTCAGTCGCGTCAGTTCAAATCTCC
Proteins encoded:
- a CDS encoding Sphingomyelinase family protein, putative, whose product is MASPIPSKAPSDIRILTFNCWGLKYIAKYRHERMSEIGRQLALASPPPEIVGLQECWTQKDYESIRDQTRHILPYGKFYYGGIFGAGLAILSKWPIEESSMYGYPLNGRPTAFFRGDWFVGKGVASARVRFGPSTADVAEVFCTHLHAPYEREPNDSYICHRTAQAWEISKLMRGAAERGHLVIGLGDFNMLPSSFAHRLITAQSPVRDAWRELHPDSSLAAAIDPVEKARNRPIPTAEFNLAENGATCDGSFNTWRWTEAMRKRLAKGEDIVIDKDTPDPRGKRLDYIFVGDGGYPPAFPPSSWSVASVQISMTQRHPTLLCSLSDHFAVEAVITRSSVPKYYASHSIDSAPTSPNSPALHKTTSKPVSPNAALSSDTYDHIIEIIHKYVSRERSQRRWRLAHFLVSIVVSIGCMIGVWWVGNRTYIGFILVLVSTLSFGAGILDGLIGGLFMSGELRALKEFEWEVSNARSLVVAAEAGAGAGAASEETARGENDD
- a CDS encoding WD repeat protein is translated as MDHVNPQPRRRDPRAKSPAESSSDELAAGSDHDEAERRRASWTLQKGFTPQRPKKSGRLYSESESPDELAVDADEYWRSSRTRNHHRSPSPINRPDIIRDDHSQGGSDDLPERDVTGPDENQDHDVDDWSDRSATPVAAPAPPKPDHLNYKEKFVMRGHLRGVSAVQFSPDCTMIASAGADAAVRIWDTASGRLIHVFEGHLAGISTLAWAPHGEWIATGSDDKTIRLWDVKTLKAHGKIFDGHHNYVYQIAFAPKGNILVSGSYDEAVFMWDVRRAHVMRSLPAHSDPVAGIDVVHDGTLIVSCALDGLIRIWDTHSGQCLRTLVMEDNPPATCVKFSPNGKYVLAWTLDGCIRMWSYVESRVVKTFQGHVNEKYSLSGCFGTYGPRDVLFNPPLCFAVSGSEDGSILFWDLVSKQILQRLDGHSSAVLCVHTGTLRGTRMVVSCGLDRTVRLWEEVDDIDIGSNDDDATSDGVTPTPESHSQQSTSTHDVDGDDAMTDVSAVPSTAATPAEDVLMA